One window of Trichoderma breve strain T069 chromosome 3, whole genome shotgun sequence genomic DNA carries:
- a CDS encoding fungal specific transcription factor domain-containing protein, with protein MAVSQSGKAKAAPKASNGSTRRGTQMHRRSRTGCYTCRLRRKKCDEGTPLCTACKHLGLQCEYKRPMWWSNNDARKKHKEDIKGIIKRKKLSEKSSHASISTSVTSSPPGLSHSVPSSATYTDPMDRNRSASIDSHFSNGFNFNGPMHQADYSSYNSQMPPDFMIGSYSPYEIDVKTERQMFINDIPTLKESQVSTFSTYCPPPPPGTVLQSGSLPGSWVEQVHEERRESLAEEALNVNFFDFSHGPSYDSRQVKIELDENDQRLFDHFIQFVLPTIFPILETNQHGSVASDLILPALQSNNTYLHCCLSIAAQHLKSLSAGPSEDIDHDIMRHRYATIWSLCESLKRDENYQQILEATLGLIFFQCVVGRSSNEELLDIAWHQHFQAAINLVTKLDLPRQVLDPATPMTQTPFNMTLTAWIDILGATMQGTSPTFAHTYREKHLSQANPYMGLRELMGCEDRVMYLISEIACLESLKRDGMDDFTLCQHVSALGEQISLTELSKNITAAFRLAARIYLCSLVPGFSPEQHSPMGLVDKLTNVLRFIPSGPEGFDRSLVWVYLLCGSISLPGSEFRALFEERVAQLGEQANCGSFGRMVMVLRGLWLHNDNLSRLGTPESAGSDVPQQYLHWRDLMRMQNMDYLLM; from the exons ATGGCCGTTTCGCAGTCTGggaaggccaaggcggccCCCAAAGCCAGCAATGGCTCAACACGACGCGGCACGCAGATGCACCGCCGTTCAAGAACAG GTTGCTATACCTGCAGATTAAGACGAAAGAAGTGCGACGAGGGCACGCCTCTTTGCACAGCTTGCAAGCACCTTGGCCTGCAATGCGAGTATAAGCGACCCATGTGGTGGAGCAACAACGATGCGCGCAAGAAGCACAAGGAGGacatcaagggcatcatcaagcGCAAGAAGCTGTCGGAAAAGTCATCGCacgcctccatctcaacttCTGTCACTTCTTCACCTCCTGGCCTTTCACACTCCGTACCCTCATCCGCGACATACACCGATCCCATGGACCGCAACAGGTCTGCGTCTATCGATTCTCACTTCTCAAacggcttcaacttcaacggcCCGATGCATCAGGCCGACTACTCCTCTTACAACTCTCAGATGCCTCCAGACTTTATGATTGGCTCTTACTCACCCTACGAGATTGATGTCAAGACGGAGCGACAAATGTTCATCAACGACATCCCAACGTTGAAAGAGTCTCAGGTTTCTACCTTTAGCACTTACTGCCCACCTCCGCCACCAGGAACCGTTCTGCAGTCGGGTAGCCTTCCGGGAAGTTGGGTCGAGCAGGTTCACGAGGAGCGCCGCGAATCGCTGGCCGAGGAGGCGCTCAACGTCAACTTCTTTGACTTTTCCCACGGACCTTCCTACGACTCCAGGCAGGTCAAGATTGAGTTGGATGAGAATGACCAGCGCCTGTTTGATCACTTCATCCAGTTCGTCCTGCCCACCATCTTCCCCATCCTGGAGACGAACCAGCATGGATCGGTGGCCTCAGACCTGATTCTCCCTGCCCTGCAGTCCAACAACACATATCTGCACTGCTGCCTGAGCATCGCCGCCCAGCATCTCAAGTCTCTGTCCGCTGGCCCCAGCGAGGACATTGACCATGACATCATGCGACACCGCTACGCGACTATCTGGTCGCTGTGTGAGTCGCTGAAGCGCGATGAAAACTACCAGCAGATCCTCGAGGCTACTCttggcctcatcttcttccagtgTGTCGTTGGCCGCTCATCAAACGAGGAGCTGCTTGACATTGCGTGGCACCAGCACTTCCAAGCTGCCATCAACCTGGTGACCAAGCTGGACCTCCCCCGTCAAGTCTTGGACCCTGCCACGCCGATGACGCAGACTCCATTCAACATGACCCTGACCGCCTGGATTGACATCCTTGGCGCCACCATGCAGGGAACATCCCCTACCTTTGCGCACACGTACCGCGAGAAGCACCTGTCTCAGGCAAATCCATACATGGGTCTGCGCGAGCTCATGGGCTGTGAGGACCGAGTCATGTATCTCATCTCTGAGATTGCCTGCCTCGAGTCTCTCAAGAGAGACGGCATGGATGACTTCACTCTCTGCCAGCACGTTTCCGCCCTAGGCGAGCAGATCAGCCTCACTGAG CTTTCCAAGAACATCACGGCCGCCTTCCGCCTTGCGGCGCGCATTTACCTGTGCAGCTTGGTGCCTGGCTTTAGCCCTGAGCAGCACTCACCGATGGGTCTGGTTGATAAGCTTACCAATGTCTTGCGATTTATCCCGTCGGGCCCAGAAGGCTTTGACCGCAGCTTGGTCTGGGTCTACCTCCTGTGCGGCTCCATCAGCCTGCCCGGCTCCGAATTCCGCGCCCTCTTTGAGGAGCGCGTTGCGCAGCTCGGCGAGCAGGCCAACTGTGGCTCTTTTGGCCGAATGGTCATGGTGCTGCGTGGCCTCTGGCTTCACAACGACAACTTGTCGAGGCTCGGCACCCCTGAGAGCGCCGGTTCCGATGTGCCTCAGCAATATCTCCACTGGCGAGATCTTATGCGGATGCAGAACATGGACTACCTGCTCATGTAA
- a CDS encoding STIMATE family domain-containing protein: MQLARDAAIGVDIPTPAIFTAMATLTTTLASATATATSSPSGPFHIDSSQGECQLLGPFALLVQAALGGLAMLSLVYKRWREHPRRPVKVWFFDVSKQVFGSVLVHMSNIFMSMLTSGRFSIKVEPTVVERLVLVARGDDDYVPNPCSFYLLNLAIDTTVGIPILIVLLRVFSALASFTPLGKPVESIKSGYYGNPPNAWWWLKQSFIYFAGLFGMKVCVLIIFIMMPWISQVGDWALGWTEGNEKLQVAFVMMIFPLIMNALQYYIIDSFIKQKVTDHEMLPSEDHDDDDDYERRRSSADGTNSDDRSESRVKINGRSRNNLGEEYDPEVDGDAPTIIGSSSNQSSSKPPSGVSVELFPKE; encoded by the exons ATGCAGCTCGCTCGTGATGCGGCGATAGGAGTCGACATTCCTACTCCCGCAATCTTCACAGCCATGGCCACTCTCACAACGACGCTCGCCTCGGCCACCGCCACGGCGACATCCTCCCCCTCGGGGCCCTTCCACATCGACTCCTCGCAGGGCGAGTGTCAGCTGCTGGGGCCCTTTGCCCTGCTGGTCCAGGCGGCGCTCGGCGGCCTGGCCATGCTGTCGCTGGTCTACAAGCGCTGGAGGGAGCACCCGCGACGGCCCGTCAAGGTCTGGTTCTTTGACGTCTCGAAGCAGGTCTTTGGGTCGGTGCTGGTGCACATGTCCAACATCTTCATGTCGATGCTCACCAGCGGCCGCTTCTCCATCAAGGTAGAGCCGACCGTGGTCGAGAGactggtgctggtggccaGAGGCGACGACGACTACGTGCCCAACCCGTGCTCCTTTTATCTCTTGAATCTGGCCATAGAT ACTACTGTCGGCATCCCCATCCTCATTGTGCTCTTGCGCGTCTTCAGCGCCCTGGCGAGCTTCACACCGCTCGGCAAGCCTGTCGAATCCATCAAGTCGGGCTACTACGGCAACCCCCCCAACGCCTGGTGGTGGCTCAAGCAGTCCTTTATATACTTTGCTGGATTGTTTGGCATGAAGGTCTGCGTCCTCAttatcttcatcatgatgccCTGGATCTCGCAGGTCGGCGACTGGGCGCTTGGATGGACAGAGGGCAACGAGAAGCTTCAGGTCGCATTCGTCATGATGATCTTCCCCCTCATCATGAACGCTCTCCAGTATTACATCATCGACTCCTTCATCAAGCAAAAGGTGACAGACCACGAGATGCTCCCGTCCGAAGAccatgacgacgatgatgactaCGAAAGAAGGCGATCAAGCGCCGATGGTACCAACTCAGACGACCGGAGCGAGAGCCGTGTCAAGATTAACGGACGGTCGCGCAACAACCTCGGCGAAGAATACGATCCCGAAGTAGACGGAGATGCCCCGACGATTatcggcagcagctcgaatCAGTCTTCCTCTAAACCACCCAGCGGAGTTTCAGTCGAGCTGTTCCCCAAAGAGTAA
- a CDS encoding cadmium resistance transporter domain-containing protein yields MQFGTTVGEACATFAITNIDDLFVLVTFNAEAATSKVITPFRIALGQFIGFTVIIAISMIGFGISIVLPPEPIGFLGLLPILLGIWKFCHLFFPEPEEHTEISTAALMKGILKVALITIMNGGDNIGTYIPLFAQVERAAIAVYVVVYYILLAVWCLAASLVMRQRHVLALVQEYIDYVIPLLYTGLGIFIIVKSDCYPWTIRQINDSTASDPGRGTMAGVTTFILLAAACAMAWATVAKRKTQSTVDIDLTRTDGTPLETVTRDADADAH; encoded by the coding sequence ATGCAGTTCGGCACAACAGTTGGAGAGGCTTGCGCCACAtttgccatcaccaacattgACGACTTGTTCGTTTTGGTCACTTTCAACGCCGAAGCAGCAACGAGCAAGGTTATCACACCTTTTCGAATAGCCCTCGGGCAATTCATTGGGTTTACTGTCATCATTGCTATTAGTATGATTGGGTTTGGCATTTCCATCGTACTGCCTCCTGAACCTATTGGGTTTCTTGGTCTGCTACCTATCCTACTTGGGATTTGGAAGTTTTGTCACCTTTTCTTCCCAGAGCCCGAGGAACACACTGAAATTAGCACCGCGGCTTTGATGAAGGGTATTTTGAAAGTCGCGCTTATTACCATAATGAACGGTGGTGACAATATCGGCACGTACATTCCGTTGTTTGCGCAAGTCGAAAGGGCAGCCATCGCAGTATACGTTGTCGTGTATTACATTTTGCTTGCTGTATGGTGTTTAGCTGCCTCCTTGGTTATGAGACAAAGACATGTTCTAGCCCTTGTGCAGGAATACATTGATTACGTTATACCGCTGCTCTACACTGGCTTGGGCATATTCATTATTGTCAAGTCTGATTGTTATCCGTGGACTATTCGACAGATTAACGATTCGACTGCTTCGGATCCGGGACGGGGGACTATGGCTGGTGTGACTACGTTTATTCttctggcggcggcgtgtGCGATGGCGTGGGCTACGgtggcaaaaagaaagactcAAAGTACAGTGGACATTGATCTTACTAGGACAGACGGGACACCACTAGAAACTGTTACtagagatgcagatgcagacgcTCATTGA
- a CDS encoding chitin synthesis regulation, resistance to congo red domain-containing protein encodes MAPTMVDLFARDDGCGYGYFFDGIGCRRKSGWYFWGRWVLAGIAIVFALFLLFCCLCISRRNRRRGVTPMYGTGWLGGAPAQGSRPHGNNKHNNNGYEMNNYQSGYTQGGYTQQQPPYGEGYGYTSPPPYGQAPVGNQQTGTTFHTNDGYMTGQPQYGVQQPQTSYQPDGHYQPPAGPPPGK; translated from the exons ATGGCCCCGACAATGGTGGACCTTTTCGCGCGAGATGACGGCTGTGGATATGGTTATTTCTTTGATGGAATCGGCTGTCGGCGCAAGAGTGGGTGGTACTTTTGGGGCAGATGGGTGCTCGCTGGTATCGCCATCGTTTTCGCAttgtttctcttgttctgtTGCTT GTGCATCTCAAGACGCAATCGCAGACGTGGTGTGACGCCCATGTACGGCACCGGCTGGTTGGGTGGCGCCCCAGCCCAAGGAAGTCGGCCCCATGGCAACAACAAgcacaacaacaacggctATGAGATGAACAACTACCAGTCTGGATACACCCAGGGCGGCTAcacccagcagcagcctcccTACGGCGAAGGATACGGATATACTAGCCCTCCCCCGTATGGTCAGGCACCTGTGGGCAACCAGCAGACAGGCACAACGTTCCATACCAACGATGGATACATGACCGGCCAGCCTCAATACGGTGTTCAGCAGCCTCAGACCTCATACCAGCCCGACGGCCATTACCAACCTCCTGCGGGACCACCTCCAGGAAAGTAA